A stretch of DNA from Bacteroidales bacterium:
AATATCATTTACGGATGGTGATGGAGATATGGGCTTGGCCGATAACGACACCATGCAACCATTTGACAAATCAAGTATTTATTATTATAATTTTTTTATCAAGTATTTTGAAAAACAGCATGGACAATTTGTGGAAGTGCCACCGGCCGTTACTTTTAATTCCAGAATTCCAGAACTTAAATCTAACAACATAAACGGAGCGATAAAAGGTGAAATAGAAATTGAATTATTTATTAATAATCCTTTTTCGCCTTACGATACTGTCCGGTTTGAGGCATATATTGTTGACCGTGCGTTGCATCACAGCAACACTATTACAACCAATGAGTTAATTGTTAAAAAACACTGATTTTATCGTGTTTTATGTATGGTGTAAGTTACAACACCCCATACGGAAACATCCATACTTTCATTTATCTCCAAGGGCTTGAAGTCGGGGTTTTCCGGCATTAAATAGAGTTTGTTATTTTCTTTAGTCAGGCGTTTTACGGTAAATTCTCCATTCACAACACCTATCACAATTTTATTGTCAGAAGGTTCAATAGAACGATCAACAACAAGAATATCCCCGTCAAAAATGCCGGCATTTTTCATAGAATGTCCGCTGACTTTAATAAAAAATGTTGCTGATGGGTTTTTTATCAGGTACTCATTCAGGTCAAGTTTTTTTTCGATAAAATCTTCTGCGGGAGATGGAAATCCGGCAGAAATTTTTGTGCTAAAAAAAGGAAGCTCGGTTTTATTTCCCTGAGCAGGCTTAAAGATTTCAAGCTTGATTGGCTGCTCTTTTTTCATTTCATTATTCCTCTGAAAACTGTTTTAATAATTTTCTGTATTCCGAAAAAACATTTGCTCTTGATACGAAACCAACATATTTGCCATCGTTTACCACTGGTATATTATAGTTGTCTGTTTTTTCAAATTTTTTTGCAATTTCTTCCATGGATTCGTCCGGGCTGACAGTAGGTGAGGGCATAAACATTAAATCCCGAACTATAAGCTTTCCATATAATTCTTGCTTGAAGACAACATTTCTGATATCGTTAAGGAAAACAATGCCTAAAAGATTATTTTCATTGTCAACAACAGGAAAAATATTACGTTCCGAACGGGCAATCACTTTTACCAGTTCTCCGAGGTAATTATCCGGGGAAACAGTAAGGAAATTAGTTTCAATTAGTTTGTCAATTTTCATCAGTGTCAGCACTGCTTTGTCTTTGTCGTGTGTAATGAGTTCGCCTTTTTCGGCAAGTTGTATAGCGTCAACAGAGTATGGGAAAAAGTATTTAACAGTAATATACGAGATGGAGGCAGTAATTATCAAAGGGACCATCATATTATACCCATTAGTGATTTCTGCTATAAGGAAAATTCCTGTCAGAGGTGCGTGCATAACACCTGCCAGTAAACCGGTCATGCCTGCCAGGGAAAAATTTATTTGTGGAAGATTGGAAATATTAAAATAAGTTATGATGCTTGTAAATAAATACCCACTTACTGCCCCAAGAAAAAGTACAGGACCAAAAATACCCCCCACACCTCCCACACTGAAGGTAATAGATGTTGCCACAGCTTTAAAAAGGATTATTCCAAAAAGTAATATAATTATGATGATAATATTATGTTGGTATCCAGAGAAGAAACTGTTATTGAATATAAAATCCTGTTTTCCGTTCAGGCAGGAGTTAATGTGATGATAACCTTCTCCGTATAGTGATGGAAAGATTAATATAAGTCCTCCCAGTATAGTGCCTCCTGCAATTAGCTTCCAATAGGAATTTTTTATTTTAATAAAAAACTTATCAGACAGTAATAGAATCCTGGATAAATAGACCGATACCAATCCGCAAAAAATGCCCAGTAGTGCAAAAAAGGGCAGGTCGGCAAATTTAAAATTTTCAATATGTTCAACAAGATAAATTACGTTTGTCCCAAGAAAAAAATAAGATGTCAATGTTCCTGTAACTGAAGCAATCAACAATGGGAGTAAAGATGCCATGGAAAGGTCTATCATTAAAATTTCAAGTGAAAAAAGCACACCGGCTATGGGAGCTTTGAACAATCCAGCTATTGCACCTGATGCACCACATGCAATCAGCAGTATGATGTGTTTGTATTTGAGCCCCATCCATCTTCCGGTATTTGAGCCTATGGCTGCCCCGTTGTTCACGGCAGGCCCCTCCATTCCTACCGAACCTCCAAAGCCTAAGGTGATAGAGCTTAGTATGGCGGGCGCGAAAAGGTTTTTAAACGAAATAAATCCGTTTTGTTTTGATATGGCTTCAAGAATACCGGGGATACTATAACTTAGTTTCTGTTTTATTAAATATTTTTTTATTAAAATAACTATTAATATACCAAACAAAGGAAAAAAGACATATAAATAATTGGGGCCATCTTTGTTGGGGTTTAACGTGATTATATTTTCAATAAAATAAATCATGTTTTTTATAAAAACTGCGACGAGGCCGGATATAAAACCGCAAACGATGCTGAGAAAAATCACAAACTGCCGGTCGCTGATATGTTTAAGCCGCCAAATAAGAAGTTTGTAAAAAAGTCGTTTGCCGGAAATCATGAAATTTTAGTTTAACAGGCAAAAATACATTTTTTCAACAAGAATATGATGTGGAAGTTGGTTCTGAAGGGTTTAATTGTTTGTAAGCAATCTCTGCAGCATTTTGCTCGGCTTCCTTTATTGAAAATCCATATGCTTTTGAGATTTTTTGATTGTCATAAAATACTTCGACAGTGTATTGTTTTTGATAGCCCTTGCCTGATTCTTCTACGACAACGAATTCTAAAGGTTTTTTTTCTTTTTGTGCGAGTTCCAGTAATGTACTTTTATAACTAAATTCAAATTTCTCAAGTGCTTCAATATCAATATGACATTTGATGATTCTGGAGGTAATAATTTTTTTTGTAAACAGATATCCTTTATCTAAGTATATGGCTCCAATAACTGCTTCAAAAGTATCGCCATGAATAGAGCGATATACATTGCCATTTTCTTGGTTTGCAAGAATTAATTTATTAAATCCAAGTTTTTGAGAGAGTTTATTGAGTTGTGAACGGCTTACAATTTTTGATCGCATTTCGGTAAGGAACCCCTCGTCTTTAAGCGGATATTTGTGGAAAAGAAAATCTGCAATGACCGAACTTAAGACAGCATCTCCAAGATATTCTAATCGTTCATTGGAACTTCTAAACCCATTTATGATTTCGGGGGCAGCAGAACGGTGTAAAAAAGCAAGACGGTATAAACTAATATTTCCTGGATTAAAACCAAGAATATTTTTTAATGCCCGAGATAATTCTTTATCGGTAAGCGTGGCAGAAAGAGGTTATGAAATGTATTTTTTAAATATAATTGTCGCATTATGCCCGCCAAATCCAAAAGTGTTGCACATACCGGTCCTAATTATTTTGTGTTGCTTCTGATGGAAGGTAAAATTAAGGCGGTTGTCAATCTCCGGGTCATCAGTGAAGTGGTTAATGGTAGGACTTACAACATCATTTTTAATTGACATAACCGTAGCAATGGATTCTATTGCACCGGCAGCCCCAAGCAGATGGCCGGTCATGGATTTACTGGAGCTGAGATTTAACTTATAAGCATGTTCGCCGAAAGCTCTTATAATTGCTTTACATTCTGAAATATCTCCAAGAGGAGTTGATGTTCCATGAGTATTAATATAATCAATTTCTTCGGGAGTCATTCCCGCATCTTCCAGGGCATTTTTCATTACTTTTTCTGCCCCAAATCCTTCAGGATGAGGCTGAGTAATGTGATAAGCATCGGCTGACAATCCTGCACCGGCTAATTCACAATATATTTGGGCACCTCTGTTTAACGCATGTTCAAGTTCTTCAAGAACAAGAGCAGCACCACCTTCTCCCAGAACAAAACCATCGCGGTCTTTATCGAAGGGCCGAGAAGCAGTGGCGGGGTCATCATTACGGGTTGAAATCGCATGCATAGCATTAAAACCTCCAATGCCGCAGACTCCAATGGCTGCTTCTGAGCCGCCGGATATCATAATACTGGCTTTTCCCAGCCGAATGTAATTGTATGCATCAATAATTGCATTGCTGGAGGATGCACAGGCAGAAGTAGTGGTGAAGTTGGGCCCCCTGAAGCCATATTGAATTGAAATACGGCCACCGGCAATATCAGATATCATTTTAGGGATGAAAAAAGGACTGAAACGGGGCGTGCCATCACCATGTAAAAATCCTGTCATTTCTTCCATAAAAGTATCAAGACCCCCGATTCCCGATGACCATATAACTCCTGCTTTATCCAAATCAATTAAAGAGGTATCAATTTTTGAATCAGCCATAGCTTCTTGTGCCGAAACCAAAGCATATTGAGTAAATAAGTCTATCTTTCGTGTTTCTTTACGGTCAAAAAAATTATTTGGATCGTAATTTTTTACTTCGCAAGCAAATTTTGTTTTAAATTTTGAAGTATCAAAACGAGTAATTGGTGCTGAACCACTTACGCCATTAAGCAAGGACTCCCAAAAATTGCGAAGGTTGTTGCCAATAGGGGTAATAGCACCCAGTCCGGTAACTACAACCCGTTTTAAGTCCATGTACTGAAAATTACTTTGTATTGTTTTCAATATATTTTATGGCATCGCCAACTGTACTGATTTTTTCAGCCTCTTCATCAGGAATTGCTAAATTGAATTCTTTTTCAAATTCCATAATTAATTCCACAGTATCAAGAGAGTCTGCACCCAAGTCATTGGTAAAACTTGCTTCGGGTACAACTTGATTTTCGTCAACACCTAATTTGTCAACTATAATAGCTTTTACTCTCGTTGTAATGTCTGACATAACTATAATTTTTATATTAAACAAAGCCGCAAAGAAATATATTTATTCAGACATGGCAAAGTTATTTTCTTGTGTTTTTTATAAACAAACACATAAGTTAAAGATAATCAGCAACATAGCAAAGGAGTTGAAAGACTTTTTTAACAAAATTTAAGAAATTATTATGGTATAATGAGATTATTTGTCTCGTTATTAGTTATTTACTTCCGGTATGGCCAAAACCTCCAATGCCTCTTTCCGATTCCTGTAATGAATCTACTTCTGACCATTCAGCTTTTTCGTGCTTAGAAAGAATCATCTGGGCTATTCTTTCCCCATCATTGATTAAAAAATCTTCTGATGAAAGGTTTACGAGAATAACCATAATTTCTCCACGGTAATCTGCATCAATAGTTCCTGGAGTATTAAGAACAGTGACCCCCTTTTTTATTGCCAACCCGCTTCGCGGTCTTACCTGTGCCTCATAACCCAAAGGTAATTCGATAAATAGTCCTGTAGGAATTAGAGTGCGCTGTAATGATTTTAATAGTATAGGAGCTACTAAATTTGCCCTCAGGTCCATGCCTGCAGAGGCATTGGTTTCATATTTGGGCAGTGCATGCTTCGATTTGTTTACAATTTTTACAATCATGAATTATTAATAAGATTGGATAATTTTGGTTTTTCAATTAACAGTACAAGAATGATGAATGAAAGCAAAAACATTGAATTAATTATAAAATGCAACCATTGAGATACTGCAGGTACGAATGTGCTGACGTAATATAAAGCAATGGGAATAGAAATATATAAAAAGATACGCTTGATATTATAGTTAACATGGTAATGTTTTTGACCGATAAAATATGATGCTATCATCATAGACAAATAGCAAGCAAATGTTGCCCAGGCAGAGCCTAAATAACCTATAAATGGTATCAATAAAAAGTTTAAAGCCAATGTTATTATGGCTCCAAAAATTGACAGGTATGCCCCATAATGTGTTTTGTCGGTCAGTTTATACCAAATAGATAAATTGTAAAAAATACCTAAAAACATATTGGCAAGCAACAAAATAGGAACAATAGTTAACCCTTCGAAATATTTTTCGCCTATGAAGTATTTTACAACATCTATGTATAACATGATTATCAGAAAAATTAAAGAACAGAGTATGACAAAATATTTCATAACATCTGCGTATAATACCTTAGCATTTGATTCTTTTGCCTGTGAAAAGAAAAAAGGCTCGGCTGCATATTTAAATGCCTGTATCACTATGGTCATCATGATGGAGATTTTGTAACAGGCAGAATAAATTCCAACCTGAGACATAGCAATATCTGAAGGTGATAGATATTTAAGCAATATGCGGTCAATGGTTTCGTTGACGATACCTGCAAGTCCAAAAATCAATAAAGGGAGGGCATATTTTATCATTTTTTTCCATATCTCTTTACTGAAATGCAACTTGCTTAACGGAACGATAATCCAAAGTAAAAATAATGTTATTCCGCTTGCAACAAGGTTTGCAATGAAAATATATCCTACTCCTATTGATGGGTTATAAATTACGGAAGTAAATCCCTGCAAGATGCCGTTTTTTACCCAGTAAGGACATAAAAGCAAAAAAAACAAATTTAAAACTACGTAAATACTGATGTTGAAAATTTTGACAAAAGCAAAAACTTTCGGGCGATTTATGGCTCTAAGTTTGGCGAATGGGATAGAGCAAATCGCATCAAAAGCAATGATGAGTGCAAACCAAATAACATATTCGCTGTTGTTAGGATACCGGATACTGTTTGCTATGGGTTTTGCCAGAAATATAGCAGCAAGGATAAAAATGGTAGAAGTGATAATCAGAGAAAGTAAAGTTGTATTATAAACCTTTTCTCTATCTGAATTATTTTTTTCATAATACCTGAAAAAAGCCGTTTCCATGCCATAAGTAAGGAGAACTATCAACAGGGAAACATAAGCATACATTTCACCGACTATGCCGTAATCGGGTGGTGAAAAAATTCGTGTGTGGATTGGAACCATTAAATAATTCATCAGGCGCGCCATAATGGTGCTGACACCATATATTGCAGTTTGCCCGGCTAAACGTTTTATTGGATTCAATTGTTTTTCTGCAAAAATAATAAAACGCAACTTACATCATAAAATTATTTCCGCATCGTTAATATTGTAATATAAATCGATGATGAAAATTAAACTGATTATAACGGTATTGCTTCCGTTTGTTTTTGTATCGGTAAGTAGCGCTCAGATTCCTGAAGTTAACAAATCAATAATCAAATACGTGAACAGTGTTATCGGATTTAAAGTGAACAGGGGCGAATGCTGGGACCTGGCTAAGGAAGCTCTGGAACAAAACAACTGTGATTGGGATGGAGGTTATAAATTCGGGAAGAAAATTAATCCCAAAACCGATAGTATTTTTCCGGGAGATATTATACAGTTTTCAGGCGTTAAATTAAAGTTTATAAAAGATGGATTGTTGTATAATGAAAATTATAATCATCATACAGCAATAATTTATTGTGTGAAAGGAAAAAATATTTTTAAAATTGCTCACCAGAACAATGCTTTTTCAGGGAAAAAAGTAGGAATAAGTGAAATAAACCTTGATAATAAGAAAAGCGGAACTATTGATTTTTTTAGGCCCGTTGTAAAAAACTAAACTATAAATATTTTTTGTAAAACAACGGAAATAATCATACCCCATAGTAAAATTTCACCAAACAACACTTTTTTAGTGTTTTGATATTTATATGAAGTAATGATGGAAAGCGGCATTAAAACATAGGAAAAGTCAAATACTATGGTTTCGGCTATGAAAAAACTACTAATGAATGTAAGGATATAAAGCCAAAGAATTGAATACGTCATTTTGCGGGGATATATTAATTTTTGGCCGGCAGAAAAAATGATTTTGAATATGGCCAATAATGAAAATATTGTGAGGGCGATTGATGTAACGTATTGATAAACAGATAATTTCGGAAGGCTTAGCAATAAGTTGTGGTTTTCAAACCATATTTTATATTCTAAAACAACATCGTTTATTTGTTCTGTTAAAAAATAATAAGTAAAAAGATACAAATAAACCGTGATAAATCCCAAAATACTGACAACCCATTCGCGCCAGGAGTATATCTGGAAAATTATCAGGTATATCCAAACAAAAAGCAGTAGCCCGCAGGATTTAATAAAAAATAATGAAGAGATTCCAATGAGCATTCCGGCAATAAAAATTTCTTTGATACCCGAATTTTTAGATTTCAGTCCGAATAACATGTGCAATATCAGAATTATCAGGCCATTTATAATTAAGACCGGGTGTAAGGTTAAGGCTGCAGGCGTACTGCTCATGAATAAAATGTACAGAAATGCTGTTAAATAAGAGTTTTTTAATAAAACATTATTTTCAGAAAATAAGTTATTGATTAAAATGGATTCACTAAGCAATATTAGAAATGCAATAATCGTGTAAAGCAATGGTAACCCATGAAGCAAATAAAATAATTTATATCCCGGTTCAACATTTGTTGGTTCGGGCATTTGCTGTGGGTTTATAAATGCCGGCAACCATAGCAATAAAGCAATTAGTACAACTATTATAAGCTGAATATTTTCATTGTATTTAAAAATTCGGCTTAACAAAGTTTTGGTTTAAAGGTTTAACAAATCGCTACCAATATCTTT
This window harbors:
- the umuD gene encoding translesion error-prone DNA polymerase V autoproteolytic subunit, encoding MKKEQPIKLEIFKPAQGNKTELPFFSTKISAGFPSPAEDFIEKKLDLNEYLIKNPSATFFIKVSGHSMKNAGIFDGDILVVDRSIEPSDNKIVIGVVNGEFTVKRLTKENNKLYLMPENPDFKPLEINESMDVSVWGVVTYTIHKTR
- a CDS encoding chloride channel protein — its product is MISGKRLFYKLLIWRLKHISDRQFVIFLSIVCGFISGLVAVFIKNMIYFIENIITLNPNKDGPNYLYVFFPLFGILIVILIKKYLIKQKLSYSIPGILEAISKQNGFISFKNLFAPAILSSITLGFGGSVGMEGPAVNNGAAIGSNTGRWMGLKYKHIILLIACGASGAIAGLFKAPIAGVLFSLEILMIDLSMASLLPLLIASVTGTLTSYFFLGTNVIYLVEHIENFKFADLPFFALLGIFCGLVSVYLSRILLLSDKFFIKIKNSYWKLIAGGTILGGLILIFPSLYGEGYHHINSCLNGKQDFIFNNSFFSGYQHNIIIIIILLFGIILFKAVATSITFSVGGVGGIFGPVLFLGAVSGYLFTSIITYFNISNLPQINFSLAGMTGLLAGVMHAPLTGIFLIAEITNGYNMMVPLIITASISYITVKYFFPYSVDAIQLAEKGELITHDKDKAVLTLMKIDKLIETNFLTVSPDNYLGELVKVIARSERNIFPVVDNENNLLGIVFLNDIRNVVFKQELYGKLIVRDLMFMPSPTVSPDESMEEIAKKFEKTDNYNIPVVNDGKYVGFVSRANVFSEYRKLLKQFSEE
- the rnc gene encoding ribonuclease III codes for the protein MSLYRLAFLHRSAAPEIINGFRSSNERLEYLGDAVLSSVIADFLFHKYPLKDEGFLTEMRSKIVSRSQLNKLSQKLGFNKLILANQENGNVYRSIHGDTFEAVIGAIYLDKGYLFTKKIITSRIIKCHIDIEALEKFEFSYKSTLLELAQKEKKPLEFVVVEESGKGYQKQYTVEVFYDNQKISKAYGFSIKEAEQNAAEIAYKQLNPSEPTSTSYSC
- the fabF gene encoding beta-ketoacyl-ACP synthase II, whose protein sequence is MDLKRVVVTGLGAITPIGNNLRNFWESLLNGVSGSAPITRFDTSKFKTKFACEVKNYDPNNFFDRKETRKIDLFTQYALVSAQEAMADSKIDTSLIDLDKAGVIWSSGIGGLDTFMEEMTGFLHGDGTPRFSPFFIPKMISDIAGGRISIQYGFRGPNFTTTSACASSSNAIIDAYNYIRLGKASIMISGGSEAAIGVCGIGGFNAMHAISTRNDDPATASRPFDKDRDGFVLGEGGAALVLEELEHALNRGAQIYCELAGAGLSADAYHITQPHPEGFGAEKVMKNALEDAGMTPEEIDYINTHGTSTPLGDISECKAIIRAFGEHAYKLNLSSSKSMTGHLLGAAGAIESIATVMSIKNDVVSPTINHFTDDPEIDNRLNFTFHQKQHKIIRTGMCNTFGFGGHNATIIFKKYIS
- a CDS encoding acyl carrier protein, with the protein product MSDITTRVKAIIVDKLGVDENQVVPEASFTNDLGADSLDTVELIMEFEKEFNLAIPDEEAEKISTVGDAIKYIENNTK
- the dut gene encoding dUTP diphosphatase — its product is MIVKIVNKSKHALPKYETNASAGMDLRANLVAPILLKSLQRTLIPTGLFIELPLGYEAQVRPRSGLAIKKGVTVLNTPGTIDADYRGEIMVILVNLSSEDFLINDGERIAQMILSKHEKAEWSEVDSLQESERGIGGFGHTGSK
- a CDS encoding oligosaccharide flippase family protein yields the protein MNPIKRLAGQTAIYGVSTIMARLMNYLMVPIHTRIFSPPDYGIVGEMYAYVSLLIVLLTYGMETAFFRYYEKNNSDREKVYNTTLLSLIITSTIFILAAIFLAKPIANSIRYPNNSEYVIWFALIIAFDAICSIPFAKLRAINRPKVFAFVKIFNISIYVVLNLFFLLLCPYWVKNGILQGFTSVIYNPSIGVGYIFIANLVASGITLFLLWIIVPLSKLHFSKEIWKKMIKYALPLLIFGLAGIVNETIDRILLKYLSPSDIAMSQVGIYSACYKISIMMTIVIQAFKYAAEPFFFSQAKESNAKVLYADVMKYFVILCSLIFLIIMLYIDVVKYFIGEKYFEGLTIVPILLLANMFLGIFYNLSIWYKLTDKTHYGAYLSIFGAIITLALNFLLIPFIGYLGSAWATFACYLSMMIASYFIGQKHYHVNYNIKRIFLYISIPIALYYVSTFVPAVSQWLHFIINSMFLLSFIILVLLIEKPKLSNLINNS